One region of Leptolyngbya sp. FACHB-261 genomic DNA includes:
- a CDS encoding photosystem II reaction center protein K, with protein sequence MEIMLLLAKLPEAYSIFDPLVDVLPLIPVFFFLLAFVWQAAVGFK encoded by the coding sequence ATGGAAATAATGTTGCTATTGGCAAAGCTGCCGGAAGCTTACTCAATTTTTGATCCCCTAGTGGATGTACTACCACTAATTCCGGTGTTCTTCTTCCTGCTAGCCTTTGTGTGGCAGGCTGCTGTGGGCTTCAAATAA
- the tgt gene encoding tRNA guanosine(34) transglycosylase Tgt — translation MTSSFSFQIQAQCDRTHARAACFTTPHGPVETPRFMPVGTLANVKTLTPDQVRATAAQMILANTYHLHLQPGEEIVAAAGGLHRFMDWQGPILTDSGGFQVFSLSEMRVISDQGVTFRSPRDGQTIELTPERSIEIQNALAADVIMAFDECPSYPATREEVAQAVKRTTRWLERCAKAHKRSDQALFGIVQGGVYSDLRSLSAQELVTFDLPGYAIGGVSVGEPPELIEPIVRAVTPLLPEHKPRYLMGVGTYREMVQAVAAGVDLFDCVIPTRLARHGSALVQGERWNLKNAKFREDFTALDSTCPCMTCTRFSRAYLSHLLRSRELLGFTLLSIHNITELVRFTTRMRASIFAGRFLEDFLQGDSC, via the coding sequence TTGACTTCTTCCTTTTCTTTTCAAATCCAGGCTCAATGTGATCGAACTCACGCCCGTGCGGCCTGTTTTACGACCCCTCACGGTCCGGTAGAAACACCCCGGTTTATGCCGGTAGGTACGCTCGCCAATGTCAAGACTCTAACCCCAGACCAGGTACGGGCAACAGCAGCTCAGATGATCCTGGCCAATACCTATCACCTGCATCTTCAGCCTGGCGAAGAAATCGTCGCTGCGGCTGGAGGGCTGCACCGTTTCATGGATTGGCAGGGGCCGATCCTAACTGACTCTGGGGGGTTTCAGGTCTTTAGCTTGAGTGAGATGCGTGTCATCTCAGACCAGGGGGTTACGTTTCGTTCGCCTCGTGATGGTCAGACGATTGAGCTGACCCCAGAACGTTCCATCGAAATTCAGAACGCTCTAGCTGCGGACGTCATCATGGCCTTTGATGAGTGCCCTTCCTATCCTGCAACTCGAGAAGAAGTGGCCCAAGCGGTTAAACGCACCACCCGCTGGCTGGAACGTTGTGCTAAAGCCCACAAACGCTCTGATCAAGCCCTATTCGGGATTGTGCAGGGGGGAGTCTACTCAGATTTGCGGTCGCTTTCAGCTCAAGAATTAGTGACCTTCGACTTGCCCGGTTACGCTATTGGTGGGGTTAGTGTAGGGGAACCTCCAGAGTTGATTGAACCGATTGTGCGTGCCGTCACTCCCTTGCTACCGGAGCACAAACCCCGTTACCTGATGGGAGTAGGAACGTACCGGGAAATGGTTCAGGCTGTAGCTGCTGGTGTTGATTTGTTTGACTGCGTTATCCCAACTCGCTTAGCTCGTCATGGTAGCGCATTGGTCCAGGGAGAACGCTGGAACTTAAAAAATGCTAAGTTTCGCGAAGATTTCACTGCTTTAGATTCAACTTGTCCCTGCATGACCTGTACTCGCTTTAGTCGAGCCTACCTATCACATCTTTTGCGATCGCGTGAACTCTTAGGCTTTACGCTTCTCTCGATCCACAACATCACGGAGTTGGTGCGCTTCACAACAAGGATGCGAGCAAGCATTTTTGCTGGCCGGTTCTTAGAAGATTTTTTGCAGGGTGACTCATGTTAA
- the cobS gene encoding adenosylcobinamide-GDP ribazoletransferase: MRKLLAALVFYTVLPLTHPTLWCGRTPDLNFEGIVHLAPLVGLLLGTLLGALNEGFRLLEVPDLLRGTLVVVIWLWLTGGLHLDGAMDTADGLAVMEPERRLQVMADSVTGAYGVMVAGAILLLKVSALTSLSQIGWFALVSAAAWGRWGQLVAAASYPYLRTTGKGKIHHRSPKTTRTAVISAVGLGGLSILLSWADPIWGLVTILAGSSLALLSGFYFYRALGGHTGDTYGAVVEWTEALLLCVLVLTNPLFGTTVQ, from the coding sequence ATGCGGAAACTCTTAGCAGCCCTAGTGTTCTATACAGTGCTGCCCCTCACCCATCCAACTCTGTGGTGTGGGCGAACACCTGACTTGAACTTTGAAGGAATCGTGCATTTAGCGCCTCTGGTGGGCCTGCTACTAGGAACCCTACTGGGAGCCCTGAACGAGGGGTTCAGGCTGCTCGAAGTGCCAGATCTATTGCGTGGGACGCTCGTCGTTGTGATTTGGTTATGGCTGACAGGTGGGCTGCATTTAGATGGAGCGATGGATACAGCAGACGGTCTAGCTGTAATGGAACCAGAGCGACGCTTGCAGGTGATGGCTGATAGTGTGACTGGTGCCTATGGCGTGATGGTCGCCGGTGCAATTCTGCTACTCAAGGTTTCAGCGCTGACGAGTTTGAGCCAGATTGGTTGGTTTGCTCTTGTCAGTGCTGCAGCTTGGGGCCGATGGGGACAACTGGTTGCGGCAGCATCTTATCCTTACCTCAGAACAACTGGGAAAGGCAAAATTCATCACAGGAGTCCGAAAACAACCCGGACAGCAGTCATTTCAGCAGTCGGTCTGGGTGGGTTAAGCATCCTACTGAGTTGGGCTGACCCAATATGGGGGCTAGTGACAATTTTGGCGGGTAGCAGTTTGGCCCTGTTGAGCGGCTTTTACTTCTATCGCGCCCTGGGTGGACATACAGGCGATACCTATGGTGCCGTGGTGGAATGGACAGAAGCCCTGCTGCTATGCGTTTTAGTTCTGACTAATCCACTGTTTGGGACGACAGTTCAATAA
- the glsA gene encoding glutaminase A, producing the protein MVGPNGLAALTQTQLDHWVDQARAYIQPPHQLPNHIPLLAQANPAWLAIQVQTLQGESFKAGKVDPAFALMSVVKPLVLLFLLEYLGADTVFQHVGMDPSDRAFNCLTQLELDLGWPRNPLINSGAIVLASLLPGQDAQSRCAALCHWLCQQSGQQLFLNETLLASVRLAGGHANRALARTLVQHGKLGEPELALNTYNHLCCLSGTVANLAGIGLLLAKPGHSPRVEHRRIVNALMSTCGLYEASGRFAARVGLPTKSGVSGALLSVVPSQGAIACYSPALDLNGNSLAGCYLLEQMAQALNLSLFS; encoded by the coding sequence CTGGTAGGGCCAAACGGCCTTGCAGCTCTCACCCAGACCCAGTTAGATCACTGGGTCGATCAAGCGCGAGCTTACATCCAACCGCCACATCAGCTACCAAACCACATTCCTTTGCTAGCTCAAGCTAATCCGGCTTGGCTAGCAATTCAGGTTCAGACGTTGCAGGGTGAGAGCTTCAAAGCAGGCAAGGTCGACCCAGCCTTCGCCTTGATGAGTGTAGTCAAGCCATTGGTGCTGTTGTTCCTGCTGGAATATTTGGGAGCGGACACCGTTTTTCAGCATGTAGGCATGGACCCATCGGACCGAGCCTTCAATTGTTTAACTCAATTGGAGCTTGACCTAGGTTGGCCTCGCAATCCCCTAATCAACAGTGGCGCCATTGTCTTGGCCTCGCTGCTGCCTGGGCAAGATGCTCAATCTCGCTGTGCGGCTCTGTGTCACTGGCTGTGTCAACAGTCAGGCCAGCAACTGTTCTTGAATGAGACGTTACTAGCCTCTGTTCGTCTAGCAGGGGGACATGCCAACAGAGCCTTAGCCAGGACTTTGGTACAGCATGGAAAGCTAGGCGAACCAGAGCTGGCACTAAACACCTACAACCATCTCTGCTGTCTATCGGGAACTGTAGCTAACCTGGCAGGCATTGGCCTGCTACTGGCTAAACCTGGTCACTCACCCCGTGTAGAGCACCGCCGTATTGTTAATGCCCTAATGTCAACCTGTGGGCTGTATGAAGCCTCAGGACGGTTTGCGGCCCGCGTGGGTTTACCAACGAAGTCCGGCGTTAGCGGTGCTCTTTTATCAGTAGTGCCAAGTCAAGGGGCTATTGCCTGCTACAGTCCCGCGTTAGATCTGAATGGCAATTCCTTAGCTGGATGCTATCTACTGGAGCAAATGGCTCAAGCCTTGAACCTGAGCCTTTTCAGTTAA
- a CDS encoding LOG family protein translates to MTSLPSNDPSSALRNQLNHLLDQLPDLKNGALIQQVLASTLHLANGEIDRLDWKILSAALQDMAGGFQVFYPYRHTRKISIFGSARIQPDSPEYQLAADFARCVTAQGFMVITGAGGGIMQGANEGAGTERSFGLNIRLPFEQGANPYIQGDPKLIDFKYFFTRKLFFLKESDALALFPGGFGTHDEAFECLTLCQTGKSQPLPLVLVDKPGGDYWLEWDAYIQKHLLKRGLISPDDRSLYTLTDRVDVACEAIASFYRVYHSCRYVGPKLVLRLNFELSDLEVEQLNALFSDILVKGQIIKSRALPEEGKDETLDLPRLLLYFNQRDQGRLYQMIAAINEMGPPPEAAHPERK, encoded by the coding sequence ATGACTTCATTGCCTTCCAATGACCCCTCATCCGCTCTGCGCAACCAGCTTAATCATTTGTTGGACCAGTTGCCTGATCTTAAGAATGGTGCGCTGATTCAACAGGTGCTAGCCTCGACCCTGCACCTAGCCAACGGTGAAATTGACCGTCTCGATTGGAAGATCCTTAGTGCTGCTCTGCAAGATATGGCTGGAGGCTTCCAAGTCTTTTATCCCTATCGCCATACCCGCAAGATTAGTATTTTTGGCTCCGCTAGAATTCAACCGGATAGCCCAGAGTACCAACTTGCAGCAGACTTTGCCCGTTGTGTAACAGCGCAAGGCTTCATGGTGATAACGGGAGCTGGCGGGGGCATCATGCAGGGTGCTAATGAAGGAGCGGGGACTGAGCGCTCTTTCGGCCTCAATATCCGCTTGCCGTTTGAGCAGGGAGCTAACCCGTACATTCAAGGCGACCCTAAGCTGATCGACTTTAAATACTTCTTTACTCGCAAATTGTTCTTTCTCAAAGAGAGTGACGCCCTCGCTCTGTTTCCCGGTGGTTTTGGCACCCATGATGAAGCGTTTGAATGCCTAACCCTTTGCCAAACTGGCAAATCGCAGCCCCTACCACTGGTTCTGGTTGACAAGCCAGGGGGAGACTACTGGTTGGAATGGGATGCGTACATTCAGAAGCACCTGCTGAAACGCGGATTAATTAGTCCGGATGATCGCAGCTTGTATACGCTTACAGACCGGGTTGATGTCGCTTGTGAGGCGATTGCCAGCTTCTACCGGGTTTATCACTCCTGCCGTTATGTCGGTCCGAAACTAGTGCTCAGGCTCAACTTTGAACTCTCCGATCTTGAAGTTGAGCAACTCAATGCTCTATTCAGTGACATTCTGGTCAAGGGGCAAATCATCAAGAGTCGGGCTTTGCCTGAGGAAGGCAAAGATGAGACTTTGGACTTGCCTCGGCTATTGTTGTACTTCAATCAACGGGACCAGGGCCGTCTCTATCAGATGATTGCAGCAATTAACGAAATGGGGCCACCGCCAGAAGCGGCTCATCCAGAGCGTAAGTGA
- the trxA gene encoding thioredoxin yields the protein MSSAVSVTDTSFKQEVLESDVPVLVDFWAPWCGPCRMVAPVVDEIAQQYDGKVKVVKVNTDENPGIASQYGIRSIPTLMVFKAGQKVDMVVGAVPKTTLANTLEKHL from the coding sequence ATGTCATCAGCCGTTTCCGTCACGGACACCAGCTTTAAGCAAGAAGTTCTGGAAAGCGATGTTCCGGTTCTGGTGGACTTTTGGGCTCCTTGGTGCGGTCCCTGCCGCATGGTAGCTCCAGTGGTTGATGAAATCGCTCAGCAGTACGACGGCAAGGTCAAAGTCGTTAAAGTAAATACCGATGAGAACCCCGGTATCGCTAGCCAGTATGGGATTCGTAGTATTCCAACATTAATGGTCTTTAAAGCTGGGCAGAAAGTGGACATGGTAGTTGGTGCGGTGCCTAAAACCACTTTGGCCAACACCCTTGAGAAGCATCTGTAA
- a CDS encoding GuaB3 family IMP dehydrogenase-related protein: MDIQLGRAKTARRAYGIDEIALVPGRSTLDPALVDTRWTLGNIERQIPIIASAMDGVVDVKMAVLLSQLGALGVINLEGIQTRYEDPTPILERIASVGPGEFVQLMQELYAAPIQPDLIKQRIQEIKAQGGIAAASATPAGAAKYGQVVAEAGADLFFVQATVVSTAHLAPGGVTPLDLVTFCREMPIPVILGNCVTYDVTLDLLKAGAAGVLVGIGPGAACTSRGVLGVGVPQATAISDCAAARDDYAQESGRYVPIIADGGLITGGDICKCIACGADGVMIGSPFARAAEAPGRGYHWGMATPSPLLPRGTRIRVGTTGSLEQILKGPAGLDDGTHNLLGALQTSMGTLGAKNLRQMQQVEVVIAPSLLTEGKVYQKAQQLGMGR, encoded by the coding sequence GTGGATATTCAATTGGGACGGGCTAAAACAGCTCGCAGAGCTTACGGCATTGATGAAATCGCACTGGTTCCTGGGCGTAGCACCCTTGATCCTGCACTGGTAGATACTCGTTGGACTTTAGGAAATATTGAGCGACAGATTCCAATCATTGCTAGTGCCATGGACGGAGTTGTCGACGTAAAAATGGCAGTTCTTCTGTCCCAACTTGGAGCTTTGGGAGTGATCAACTTGGAGGGCATTCAGACCCGCTATGAAGATCCAACGCCCATTTTGGAGCGAATAGCTAGCGTTGGTCCTGGTGAGTTTGTTCAGCTCATGCAAGAGCTGTATGCTGCACCGATTCAGCCGGACCTGATCAAACAGCGCATTCAAGAAATCAAAGCGCAGGGAGGCATCGCAGCTGCCAGTGCCACGCCTGCAGGAGCTGCTAAGTACGGGCAGGTTGTAGCAGAGGCAGGAGCAGATTTATTCTTTGTACAGGCGACGGTTGTTTCAACTGCTCACCTAGCTCCTGGAGGTGTCACTCCTCTGGACCTAGTTACCTTTTGTCGAGAAATGCCTATTCCGGTCATCCTAGGTAATTGTGTAACCTACGATGTGACCTTAGACCTTCTAAAAGCAGGGGCCGCTGGAGTTCTGGTAGGCATCGGACCGGGCGCTGCTTGTACTTCCCGAGGCGTGTTGGGAGTGGGAGTCCCACAAGCTACAGCAATTTCCGACTGCGCTGCGGCTCGGGATGATTATGCCCAGGAGAGCGGACGCTATGTGCCGATTATTGCTGATGGTGGCTTGATTACTGGTGGTGATATTTGTAAATGTATTGCCTGCGGTGCAGATGGTGTCATGATCGGGTCCCCCTTTGCGCGAGCAGCAGAAGCACCAGGCAGAGGCTATCACTGGGGTATGGCAACCCCAAGTCCGTTGCTTCCACGGGGTACCCGAATCCGAGTTGGCACAACTGGGAGCCTAGAGCAAATCCTAAAAGGACCCGCTGGTCTTGATGATGGTACTCACAACTTGCTAGGCGCCCTTCAAACAAGTATGGGAACCCTAGGAGCTAAAAATCTTCGACAGATGCAACAAGTTGAAGTTGTAATCGCACCCTCCCTGCTAACCGAGGGTAAGGTCTACCAAAAGGCACAGCAGCTTGGCATGGGACGCTGA
- the rsgA gene encoding small ribosomal subunit biogenesis GTPase RsgA: MTQGDAWQGTVLAAQANYYQVHLDQGTDLLCTRRTRLKKIGTRVLVGDRVVVVEPDWQGQRGAIAEVLARRSELDRPPIANADQVLLVFALASPPLDPIQLSRFLVTAEVSGLRVLLCLNKADLVSEVDQQHWRSHLNDWGYSPVLVSVQAQTGLRELGTALRDNTSVLAGPSGVGKSSLINILIPDRELRVGALSEYLGRGRHTTRHVELFELPEGGLLADTPGFNQPALTMTARKLAACFPEIRARQREARCQFTDCIHQEEPGCVVRGDWERYPHYQSFLEEVLVWQAKMAQVTDPDAALKTKFRALGATQDEPRLEAKRYRRPSRRTQRQALEAIYQDVGELDSDAEE, from the coding sequence ATGACTCAGGGCGATGCCTGGCAAGGAACGGTTCTGGCTGCCCAGGCTAACTATTACCAAGTCCACCTTGATCAAGGAACTGATTTGCTGTGTACGCGTCGTACACGGTTGAAAAAGATTGGGACGCGAGTGCTGGTGGGTGATCGGGTTGTAGTAGTTGAACCCGACTGGCAAGGACAGCGGGGTGCAATTGCAGAGGTATTGGCGCGACGTAGTGAACTTGATCGTCCGCCTATTGCCAATGCTGACCAAGTGTTATTGGTGTTCGCTCTGGCAAGCCCACCCCTAGATCCGATTCAGCTGAGTCGCTTTCTGGTTACGGCTGAGGTCAGTGGATTGAGGGTGCTGTTATGTCTGAACAAAGCAGATCTAGTCAGTGAGGTTGATCAACAACACTGGCGATCACATCTAAACGACTGGGGTTACAGCCCGGTGTTGGTTAGTGTTCAAGCCCAGACAGGCTTAAGAGAGCTTGGAACCGCCTTAAGAGACAACACGAGCGTTCTCGCTGGTCCTTCTGGGGTTGGTAAGTCTAGCCTAATTAACATCCTGATCCCTGATCGAGAGCTAAGAGTTGGTGCTCTATCAGAATATTTAGGACGAGGGCGGCATACCACCCGCCATGTGGAGCTGTTTGAGTTACCGGAAGGGGGCCTACTGGCAGATACACCTGGGTTTAACCAGCCAGCTCTAACTATGACTGCTAGGAAGCTGGCAGCCTGCTTCCCCGAGATTCGGGCTCGACAAAGGGAAGCTAGGTGTCAATTCACTGACTGTATACATCAGGAAGAGCCAGGCTGTGTTGTCCGAGGAGACTGGGAGCGTTACCCCCACTATCAAAGCTTTTTAGAGGAAGTTTTGGTCTGGCAGGCAAAAATGGCTCAAGTCACAGACCCTGATGCTGCTTTAAAGACTAAATTTCGCGCTTTAGGCGCTACCCAGGATGAGCCTCGGCTAGAGGCCAAACGTTATCGAAGGCCGTCGCGACGCACACAGCGTCAAGCCCTTGAAGCTATTTATCAAGATGTCGGAGAACTAGATTCTGATGCAGAGGAGTAA
- a CDS encoding sulfurtransferase TusA family protein, whose protein sequence is MPDTTQVEKLDLRGTPCPINFVRAKLQLDRMQAGQMLEIWLDAGEPLEQVPGSLSQEGHEIITVQDQGSFFILQVCRGSSVAAP, encoded by the coding sequence ATGCCAGATACAACTCAGGTTGAGAAGCTGGACCTGCGGGGAACTCCCTGCCCAATCAATTTTGTCAGAGCAAAGCTGCAGCTAGACCGCATGCAAGCAGGCCAAATGTTAGAGATTTGGCTTGATGCGGGGGAGCCGCTTGAGCAAGTGCCTGGGAGTCTCAGTCAAGAAGGGCACGAGATTATCACCGTTCAAGACCAAGGCAGCTTCTTTATTCTGCAAGTCTGTCGAGGCAGTTCTGTTGCCGCCCCATGA
- the dnaJ gene encoding molecular chaperone DnaJ, whose amino-acid sequence MARDYYEILGVARDADKEEIKRAYRRLARKYHPDVNKESGAEERFKEINRAYEVLSEPETRSRYDRFGEAGLGGAAAGAGGFQDFSDIGGFADIFESFFSGFSGGGPTGASTARRRSGPARGDDLRFDLKLDFREAVFGGEKQIRISHLETCTTCSGSGAKSGTRPRTCTTCTGSGQVRRATRTPFGSFTQVSVCPTCNGSGQVIEDKCDTCGGSGQTQITKKLKITIPAGVDSGTRLRVSGEGDAGERGGPPGDLYVYLFVQADSEFQRDGIDIVSEVKISYLNAILGARVRIDTVDGKEEILIPAGTQPGTVLTLENRGVPRLGNPVSRGDHRLTIQVEIPTRLNAEERELLEKLARLKGDRAKGSNVDGFLGGFFRN is encoded by the coding sequence ATGGCCCGTGATTACTATGAGATCCTGGGCGTCGCGCGAGACGCTGACAAAGAAGAGATCAAACGAGCCTATCGTCGTCTAGCTCGCAAATATCATCCTGACGTCAACAAGGAGTCTGGAGCAGAAGAACGCTTCAAAGAGATCAATCGCGCTTACGAAGTTCTCTCGGAACCAGAGACCCGTAGCCGCTATGATCGCTTTGGCGAGGCTGGCCTGGGTGGTGCGGCAGCAGGGGCTGGCGGCTTTCAAGATTTTAGTGATATCGGCGGCTTTGCTGATATCTTCGAAAGCTTCTTCAGTGGCTTTTCTGGTGGTGGACCAACTGGGGCAAGTACAGCAAGGCGGCGTAGTGGTCCTGCGCGAGGAGATGATCTCCGCTTTGATTTGAAGCTAGATTTCCGCGAGGCAGTCTTCGGTGGTGAAAAGCAGATTCGCATTAGCCATTTAGAAACCTGTACAACTTGTAGTGGCTCGGGTGCTAAATCTGGAACTCGTCCTCGTACCTGTACAACCTGTACAGGATCTGGGCAAGTGCGGCGAGCTACTCGGACGCCGTTTGGTAGTTTTACTCAGGTTTCAGTTTGCCCTACCTGTAATGGTTCTGGACAGGTAATTGAGGACAAGTGTGATACCTGTGGTGGCTCGGGTCAGACTCAAATCACAAAAAAACTCAAAATCACGATTCCTGCAGGCGTTGATAGCGGCACCCGGCTCCGCGTTTCAGGAGAAGGGGATGCGGGTGAGCGAGGGGGACCGCCAGGTGACCTGTACGTTTATCTGTTTGTACAGGCTGACTCTGAGTTTCAGCGGGATGGCATTGATATTGTCTCCGAAGTCAAGATCAGCTACCTGAATGCGATTTTAGGAGCGCGTGTGCGTATTGATACTGTGGATGGTAAGGAAGAAATCCTAATCCCAGCAGGGACGCAACCTGGCACGGTATTGACCCTCGAAAACCGTGGCGTGCCTCGCTTGGGTAATCCAGTTAGTCGTGGTGATCACCGCTTGACTATTCAGGTAGAAATCCCAACTCGGCTCAATGCTGAGGAGCGAGAATTGCTGGAGAAGCTAGCTCGGTTAAAGGGTGATCGAGCCAAGGGCAGCAATGTTGATGGCTTTCTAGGCGGATTTTTCCGTAACTAA
- the dnaK gene encoding molecular chaperone DnaK codes for MGKVIGIDLGTTNSCVAVLEGGQPVVISNSEGGRTTPSMVGFTRSGDRLIGQLAKRQAVTNAENTVFSIKRFIGRRWQDTEVERARVPYKAVRGRDETVNVEIRSREYTPQEISAMILQKLKQDAESYLGEPVTQAVITVPAYFSDAQRQATKDAGTIAGLEVLRIINEPTAAALSYGLDKQKIDQKVLVFDLGGGTFDVSILELGEGVFEVKATSGNNHLGGDDFDDCLVRWMIENFQQGNGIDLSQDKMAIQRLKEAAEKAKIELSSTLATSINLPFITADDSGPKHLETELTRAKFEELVNHLIEGTLEPTAQALKDAELQPDDINRIILVGGSTRMPGVQDAIRKFFGGRAPDKSVNPDEAVALGAAIQAGVLGGEVKDLLLLDVTPLSLGIETLGEVFTRIIDRNTTIPTSKSQIFSTATDGQSVVEIHVLQGERTMAQDNKTLGKFQLSGIPPAPRGVPQIEVSFDIDANGILNVSAQDKGTGREQRIRISNTGGLSPDEVERMRREAEAFADDDRKRKQLVELKNQADALFYSYESTIRENGDLITDARKYEADQKAADLKVALNNRSSSLEEVKGKLDALQQALFAIGAEVYQRSSSSGLGNGGPATNGGPGTAPGEGDYSSDYDDEDTLTADYEAVD; via the coding sequence ATGGGTAAAGTCATCGGGATCGACCTAGGAACCACAAACAGCTGTGTAGCAGTGCTTGAAGGCGGTCAGCCTGTCGTCATTTCCAACTCGGAAGGTGGACGAACGACTCCAAGCATGGTTGGCTTCACTCGCAGCGGCGACCGGTTGATAGGTCAGCTTGCTAAGCGACAGGCTGTAACTAATGCAGAGAATACTGTATTCAGCATCAAGCGCTTCATTGGGCGACGGTGGCAGGATACGGAAGTGGAGCGGGCTCGAGTCCCTTACAAGGCAGTGCGAGGTCGCGATGAGACTGTCAATGTAGAGATCCGCAGCCGTGAATACACGCCTCAGGAGATCTCTGCCATGATTCTGCAAAAGCTCAAGCAGGATGCGGAGAGCTATCTAGGTGAGCCTGTTACTCAAGCTGTAATTACGGTTCCCGCTTACTTTAGCGATGCACAGCGTCAAGCCACTAAAGATGCCGGCACAATTGCAGGACTCGAGGTGCTGCGCATCATCAATGAGCCTACAGCTGCAGCTCTGTCCTACGGATTGGATAAGCAGAAGATTGACCAGAAGGTACTAGTCTTCGACTTGGGGGGTGGAACCTTTGATGTGTCAATTTTGGAGCTAGGCGAAGGAGTTTTCGAGGTCAAAGCTACTTCAGGTAATAACCACTTGGGGGGCGATGATTTCGATGACTGCTTAGTACGCTGGATGATTGAGAACTTTCAGCAAGGTAACGGCATCGATCTTAGTCAAGACAAAATGGCTATTCAACGCCTAAAAGAGGCGGCAGAGAAGGCCAAGATCGAACTTTCTAGCACCCTGGCAACCTCGATTAATTTGCCCTTCATTACAGCGGATGATTCTGGGCCAAAGCATCTGGAGACGGAGTTAACCCGCGCCAAGTTTGAGGAGTTGGTGAACCATCTGATTGAGGGCACTTTGGAGCCTACGGCTCAAGCTCTTAAAGATGCTGAATTGCAACCTGATGATATCAATCGAATCATCTTAGTAGGTGGTTCGACTCGAATGCCAGGAGTTCAGGATGCAATTCGCAAGTTCTTTGGGGGTAGGGCTCCAGATAAATCAGTGAACCCTGATGAAGCCGTTGCCCTTGGTGCGGCCATTCAGGCTGGGGTTTTGGGTGGCGAGGTCAAAGATTTACTGCTGCTAGATGTCACTCCCTTATCGCTGGGGATCGAAACTCTAGGCGAGGTCTTTACCCGAATTATTGATCGCAACACCACGATCCCAACTAGCAAGTCACAGATCTTCTCAACAGCAACTGACGGCCAGAGCGTTGTAGAGATCCACGTCCTACAGGGCGAACGGACGATGGCCCAAGACAACAAAACCTTGGGCAAGTTCCAGCTTTCTGGGATTCCTCCAGCACCCCGAGGTGTTCCTCAGATTGAAGTGTCTTTTGATATTGATGCCAACGGGATTCTCAACGTTTCTGCCCAAGATAAAGGTACAGGTCGAGAGCAGCGTATCCGCATTAGTAACACCGGTGGTCTCTCACCTGATGAGGTAGAACGGATGCGGCGAGAGGCCGAAGCCTTTGCCGATGATGACCGTAAACGCAAGCAACTAGTTGAGCTAAAAAATCAGGCGGATGCTCTGTTCTACAGCTATGAATCTACAATTCGGGAGAACGGAGATCTGATCACGGACGCTCGTAAATATGAGGCTGATCAAAAGGCGGCAGATCTGAAGGTAGCTTTGAACAACCGGAGTTCCAGCCTTGAAGAAGTTAAGGGCAAGCTGGATGCTCTGCAGCAAGCGCTGTTTGCAATTGGCGCAGAAGTATATCAGCGTTCTAGCTCAAGTGGTTTAGGTAACGGTGGTCCCGCCACTAACGGAGGCCCTGGTACTGCACCTGGAGAAGGGGATTACAGCAGCGACTACGATGACGAAGACACTTTGACTGCTGATTACGAAGCCGTAGACTAG
- the grpE gene encoding nucleotide exchange factor GrpE, with protein MSEFEPGSPDTDVKPADSPTEQTVGVESIPDNAADDPIEGLGTLLEDLPEDSEADGQGAAEAAALITELSQQIETLQAQLKDATEQRTRLAADFENFRKRTQREKEEQEQKIKGDTILELLPVVDNFDRARSQIKPKTDGEKTIHTSYQSVYKQLVDCLKRIGVAPMRPVGEVFDPNLHEAVMREATDQYPEDVVIDEFQRGYLLGERVLRHALVKVAAPPEPVITSGEGESAAEG; from the coding sequence ATGAGTGAATTTGAACCAGGTAGCCCAGACACTGATGTCAAGCCAGCTGATTCGCCAACCGAGCAAACAGTGGGGGTAGAGTCTATTCCTGATAATGCGGCTGATGACCCTATCGAGGGGCTAGGGACGTTGTTAGAAGACCTCCCAGAAGACAGTGAAGCAGATGGGCAAGGCGCAGCAGAGGCGGCAGCGCTGATTACCGAACTTAGTCAGCAGATTGAGACGCTGCAAGCTCAACTCAAGGATGCAACAGAGCAGCGGACCCGCTTAGCTGCTGATTTCGAGAACTTTCGTAAGCGCACTCAACGAGAGAAAGAAGAACAGGAGCAAAAGATCAAGGGCGATACCATCCTAGAGCTCCTACCTGTTGTTGATAATTTTGACCGTGCTCGTTCTCAAATTAAGCCCAAAACAGATGGCGAGAAGACCATCCACACTAGCTACCAAAGCGTATATAAACAGCTAGTTGATTGCCTCAAGCGCATTGGTGTTGCCCCAATGCGCCCTGTTGGTGAAGTCTTCGACCCTAACCTGCACGAAGCCGTCATGCGAGAGGCAACCGATCAATATCCAGAAGATGTAGTGATTGACGAGTTCCAACGGGGATACCTATTAGGAGAGCGGGTGCTTCGCCATGCCTTGGTCAAAGTTGCTGCTCCTCCAGAGCCCGTGATAACCTCGGGTGAAGGCGAAAGCGCTGCGGAAGGGTAA